The nucleotide sequence AGTCAAGGGAAAGTCCAGCGATGAGGTCAAAGTGGTGGCCGTGAGTGTGAGTTCCTCCAGCAAAAGAGGTCCTTCGAGGAGCAGTTCTCCTTCTGGTGCCACAGGAAGTGGCACGGATTTTGTGAACCGCTCGCATAAGAGTGAACTGTCCATAGAGGAATCGGAACCCCGATTGGCGGGGGATTCCATGGACAGCGAGGTGGATTCCCTGAACAGTGCCTCCAGTATACAAAGTGTACTGGCTGCTCCTTTGCTGGCAGCCGCCTCTACACATTCCTTTCTGAAAAACCAAAGTGAGGTGACCGAAGACGAGTCTGTAGGAACTGGTTCTGCGGCAGGTTTGCCCTTTCAAACGGTGATTTATCATGACACCAAACAGGGCAGCAGGGGACCCCAGTCCAGGTCGATATCCTACAGTTCCATCTCCCAAAACGTGGATGATTTGCAGACCTGGCAACAGTCAAGAAGTGGCATTCTGGCAGAGGCCCAGAGAAATGTGAGTGAGAGCTTGAAGCATGGACATGGCTCCTCGGAACCAGCCAAGTTCTACTCGGTGCCCTCAAAAATGTACAGTGTACCCAGTAAGTTTTACTCAGAACCAGCCAAGGTTTACTCGGAGCCCGCCAAAATGTATGGTCAGCCGGAGAAGGTGTACTCAGAGCCCTCGAAAGTCTATGGGCAGCCCTCTAAGTTCTACTCGGAGCCGGCGAAAGTGTACTCGCAACCCTCGAAGGTCTATGGCGAACCGGCCAAGACATACTGGCCACAGACACTGACCACCACTGCAGCAACACCACTGGGCAGCACCACAGCAacctcatcctcatcctcgaCCAGCACCACCGAGAAACCTCCAACAACCACCTCTTTTGTGCCACTCAGATCCAGACCACGACCTGCGATTGTCTCGCGCATCGCTTTTGGCGAGGCCCAGAGCACAAGCAGcacgacagcagcaacaccaagcagcacggcagcaacatcggGCAGCACGGCAGCAACACTGGCCAGCAGGGTCACCACAGTGAAGCCTCCCGCTAGTGGAACCTCCACCAGCATCAGGCCAACCACTTGGCAGCATCATTATCACAGCTACAGCCACCAGCAACAGCCGGCTCATCCAACTCGCAGAGTGCTCTTCAATTTGGATAAATTGCCTTATGATTTATTGAATGCACCGCAGCCGCAGTCGCAGTTGCATCCATTGGAGCCAATTTTATCGAAGCACTCAAGTCCGAGCCActaccaccagcagcagcaacatctgcagcagcaacaccaacagcaacatcaaGCTGCAAGTCCGTGCTGGGAGCAACAACGTCAGCATTCATCACCGCCGCATCAACATTCTAATCAAAATGCCAAAGGATTGCCCAATAGAGGTGAGTCCAAGTCTCGGGGTCTTGGATCTGAATCTGGTTAAACAAATTACACTGTGCAGCAGGGCGAGTGTTGCAATGCATAAATTAAACAGATCAATTTTGCTGGGCCCATCAAGTTTAATCGCATATCATTTGTTATGACCTGTTTTACTCGAGGAGAAGCAATTGTAGACCTAAGAGTAAACAAAGTCGGGATAAATTGGGGTTCTATTACAGATCAATTTCGCAGTTTAATGGACTACTATTTGGCTTCTTCAAAgtaatttttaacatttttggggaaCAACATTAACAATGTGTTCAATATTCGTTTATGTACGTTTTGAGACTTGTTCCCATACCTTCTGCCCAGTGTAGTTATGACAGACAGCGACAACGCACGGGTTTAACCACTTGAACCCCGGCCAACTAATCTTGAACTTATCAAACATCATCTCTTGTTGCATCTCCCCCGCAGATCTAGTCAAATGTGTTTCCAAATTTGCACACCAGCATGGAGCAGCCGGATCGGCATCAGTGGTGGACCCATCGGCGCCATCGTCTTCGGGGTCAGGCGGTGGCTATTCGTACAGCTCCAgctcgtcctcctcctcgtcctcCTCATCCTCTGGCTCTGCCTCGGCCTCCTCAGCTGGGAAGCACTTCACCACCGAGCGCCCCGAGCTCTATACTCCGACCTCAGAGCAGAATTACGAAATTGAGGAGTCCGTTAGTGTTATGACGAACGGACGAGCCCATGGACTGCAGGGTGGTGCAGGTGGTGCAGTGGGGCAGGGGCAGGTCACCACGCCAGCCGGTCCAGTCCAAGCCAACCCAAGCACCACCGCCAACAGCTCAAATCGTGGCATCAACAGAGGACGTGGCTCAGTGGTTTACAATGCAAATGCCAACGATTACTCGGATGGCGATGATGGTGATGGAGACTCTGGGGATGGGGACTCCGGATCGGAGGGCCAAGGAGGCCCCCCTGATACCGCCCCCGATGACGAAGACAAAGTCGCCTACGTGGTCGAGGGACGCAACTACCGAAAGTACCGGGTGGAGGAGAAGACCGACGACGGCTTCATCGTCGGCGAGTACGGAGTGGTGGACCACAACGATGGGAACCTGTGGGGAGTGCGTTACACTGCCGACTCCACCATCAACCGCAGTCTGATACAGAAGGCGTTGCTCACGTTTCTCAAGCTCAAGTAGGGGCCAAATGGTCAGCCTCCACGCGGAAAAACAGTCTCAATGAAGTGGGGAAAATCGCCAGAACAGGGAAAAATCATTGCAAAATACAGGGAAGTTGGAAGAGATTGGGAAACTTCATGATACATTTTAAAGAACATTTTGAAAGGCTAAGGGAAAGCAGGGAAGAATTAGAACTAGtaaaaatttatgtattttgaTCATCTAAAATACATATAACAAAAGagaacactttcaatttttgttataaaagtaaaaaaagtAACAACTCAATGTAATATATcgtattatatatttaaatactaAATAATATCTTTTAAGTCTTAGGTCTTTAAAGTAAAATGATCTTGTGAATTAAACACATAGACTTAAAAAAAGGAGAGCTgtaatgaaaatgaaatacCATTAGCGTcagataaaaatatttcaaaaattaaaagtaggctatatttcaaatttttaaaaaaattatagttGATTCGTAAAACATTTGTATAATTAtagttttattataaataagtaaaattCTGAAACACACGGCGATTTTCCCAAGTTCAGAGCGATGGTTTTTCCGAATGTCCAAAAACTCCGCACTTCCCCAATGAAGAGACAGCTGCAAAGGCATTCACATGTGATCCAAGTCGTATTGTAGTTAGCCTAGATAACCTAATCCTAGATCTAAATAGGTAATCCTAATTAGATGTACCCTAGTACGTAGCCACTAGTTGAGTTCCCACGAGATCAGTGTGTGTGTTTAGTCAGTAAACGAATTTTGTTTAATGTTTAGTTaatgttttaattaatttattgtaGTTGTTGGTATTGTAATTGTAATTGTAGCCCGTAACCATAAATCCGAGCCTAATTTATTCAGCCGACCAGCGCACTCAAAATCCGCAGAACTAGCAACTTGCAACTTGCCATAAAATCAGAGCACCTACCAGCATTAAGAACGAGCGAAACACTATCCTAATTAGAGCATTAAGTGACTTGCGTAGTGAAATAAACTAAATTACATTGAAAGTAAATCGGAGTTGTGCATTAATCATTAATCTCGCAGCGGGCGGGGAACGGATGTGATTGGGATACGATGGGGAAACAGGTTGTCCTAGGGGCGAACGCTCCTCCGATCCGCAAAGTAAATAGCCACttaaaattgattaaaaaCATGTAGCCTGTGGCGCATTGAAGGAGAGTCGTTTTTCTAGACAAtatcattaaaatttaattgataTGAACAAGTGACAAAGCAGCAGAAAGGCAGCTGACGCCAAGTAATCGAAGTTCAGAGGTATAATTACACTCAGAAGTAGTTTAGGGATGTTTGAATTATCATATGATAGAAAATGTGATTAAAATGATAAGAAAATCCGTGAATTTTAATAACTCACTTAAAGGATCATTGTTTATggcattatattttaaattttaaatagtttactaaaatatataataggTACTGCAACAGCAAACTAATATGCAAACTAATATTCTTCTTGCAGTtcagttcaagaagttcaatttaatttttttgtatcttcaactattaattttataaatattaaggCAAACCTATCTATCCATGTAATTCGGAGATATCCATGTAGTTTGAGATAGGATAAAACAAGAATATTTAAACCCATATATCTTCAACATAGCAGCGCATTGGGTTTTTATCATATTTTATCAGCAATCAGATTAAGTGTAAATTTGATCTATTATGAAAAACTTTGCTTTGGGAAAACCGTAAGAcctataaatttaaaatattaaggCATTTCTGATTGTTCTCAGTACATGGATCAAAAGATAAGCAGTGACATGAGCTCTTCTGCGTTGGGATAATGATAATGCCCTGGCAGCTAAAACCTGCTGGGCTATCACTCTTCCGAGTGAAACGCGGAAGCCAAAAGCCCGCGAAGAACTGGAATCTCTTATGATACAATGAGATGGGGCACAAGGGACAGAAAGCCGGTGACAAAGTCAAGGCGGCCGTTTAGGCCTTTATAGAGCCACATTTGGCCAATTAAGAGCAGCATTTCCATAAATGTCCAGCGGTTGTTTACTGATCTGCCCCAAGAAACTGAGCCCGTAAAAGCGGCACTCAACGGGAAACCAGTGGCTGCGAAGGTCGCTGAACGACCTTGCTCGCGgtcgccttctttccacctggAATGCGCCTCCCTCCCCGAGAAAAAGCCTCTTCTTTGGCGTCTGCGTGTCGTCATTTGGCTGGTTTTATTGCCCCTCGGGGACTGGACACTGGATATATTTATAACCATCTGGAGAGTGGCCGGTAAAATTTCCACTAATGATTGCATGCGCCAGTGCCAGGTTGCAGTTTCGGTGCCAgcttcagattcagattcggtTTCAGGCCCCGGCTATTTTTAGATATGTAAGACAATCGGAGTTCGGGCTTTGGTATGCTGTCTTATCGCAAACCGGCAATCACAGGCCAAGTTCGAGTCCCCGACTGCGATTCTGACCCGGCTGCATCAACGACGCGATCTGCGTGAAGAAATACAGCACATGACCATAAAATCACGAAGGAACGTGAGCATCCGGCACCGAGGCTTGGGATACACTTGGAAATCTCTTGATTGAATAcggtaaaaaaaatgattattaagaaatattataaaaataattcctATAGTTTAAATGTTGTTATATAAATTCACTACACGCTTGAAAATGTAATGAAATATATAATTACATAAGTATATTTGTACAAGGATGTGGATACTAAAAAGTACAATAAAGAATTATTTGTTTCGGAATCTGTGCCACTTTTTGAATATCTTTCTTTCTAAAAATAATCGTCTTAAATGTTAATATATGTCGCCTAACAATACAATGAAAtggtaaaaatatttgtaatgtCAAGTACATTTAAAGGCACACAAGCCATTTTTTAGATATAATGTCCGTAATGAAGGCCAAATCGAAAGTTTCgaaatttttgttatacaTTATAAGCAAAAATCCCTTACAAAGTACTCGAAACCAATAAACAATTACAATACCCCCATTCAAGGGTATGGAAAAAGAGAATGTGCCTTGGCCCGTTGCAGATTTAATGCGAAATGCCAGGGAGGCAGAGACAAAACTGCTGGGGATGTGGATGGCATGGGATGGGTTTGGACCTATGGATGGGGACCCGGCCGTGCCCTTTCTGCGGTCAGCTGCCTGATGGACATCTCCCGAGAGGAGGAGCTGGCTTTCGAGATTCAGATGGCTGGGGAACTGGTTATACCGTTGCGCTTAAGTGCGGCAATTACCTGGGGAAACAGTTCTCTTCGCCTTCGATGAAGTGAAAGAACTTAACTGAAATAAAGCACGATGAATGCCTGGCAAACACGTTGCCATTCCACCAGTGCACAGAAAGAACCGATTCATTTTATATTGCTTTAACAGGAAATAGCTTTAGATATCCGTTCTTAAAGTGTTACATTTCTGATTAAGGAAATAATTCCAAAGTATTAGTAATTGAATTCTTTTATAAGAGGAGCTAACATATTTTACATATAAAATATTCTACATGTATAGATATTATATGAAGACTTTTATTATGGGTATGAATTCGAAATACTCTTAATAAGTTAATTAGTGACTTTCACAAGcttaaaatgttattaatatttaatgtgTTTGTAAAtactaaaattttttggattGTTGATTTTCTCCCAGTCTACAATTTTCGCCTTCGGGGGCGTAGAATTGCGTGTCgacaataaatttgaaaactaCACGATCGCCGATCGTTATGACAGGTTGACCGGTGCCACGCCCCCGCCCCCATGTCCTGGTTAGTGGGTTTTTAATGCTGGGGCGTGGCGCCGAAATGGGCATTCTGACAGCTTTCGAGGAGGCTGTCCACTGGCTTCATTAAAGCCCCGATTTCCAACTGCATCCGCATCCACGTCCACATCCCCATGCAGCTTCCTTTTACTTTTGCCTTGAGCTGTGCTGGCAAATTGCTCGCCCATTGATCTGGCTTACAAGAATCTGCACTTTTCGTCTAGAGAATCCCAGAGAGTCCTGTTAATTATTTCGATGCCAAGCTAGCATATATGTAGCTCCTTAATGAAGTCGCCCCCATGCAGGTGAGCACGGTGAACAGGCATGTTTTCCCAATTTACGATCCATTTTATTCAATATTCCAGTAGAGTCGAACGGGGTTGGCTGATCGATCGCAGTTCGGAAATTTATGACATGGCATTATAATTGACCGATTTGTCATTATAATTAGCGTGTACACAGCCCCAGACACTGCGGATCGGGGAGCCTAATTTATGCACATTGGGGGGATTAATTTTAGAGAGGACGATGTGGTGATAAAACATGAAACAATGTTGCAACGAGCGGAAGGAATAAGTTAAAAGGTGCACTTCAGTGCATCATGTTGCCATTAAGTTGCAGcgatattaaaaatatgaaaataaattaataccTAGGGCGCTATAAAGATCACTTTATAAGCAGTAAAGCTTCCTTTCAATTAAGAATACTTTTATATCTTgtgtaaaaatattatttttttttcttaatttgcactttggaaataaattaaattttaattttagaatgGGAACCCCAAAACTGGATTTCTAGATTCCACAACTTGGGTTATTGGATCCCGTTTTAgtcgtgggatacctctatgagttcgTCGTGAAATtatctaataatctacattcaaatatatctGTTATACGaggtttacatttttaatccattttcatgttaaattttttcgtatttccaacGGGTTTTAatatgggaacccaaaactgcacttcaagaTTTTATAACTTGTCttattggattccgatttagacgtgtgatacctctataaatttgtggtggaattctctaatattctgcatttaaatttttcttctAAACGAGCTttgaaattttaacccattttcatgttaaatttttttcgtatttccaatgggtttcagtatgggaacccaaaactgcacttcaagattccataacttgtgttattggattccgatttagacgtgtgatacctttatgaatttgtggtggaattctcttatatactgcatttaaatttttcttgaACACGAGTGtcgaaattttaacccatctacatgttacattttttcgtattttcaATGGGTTTCAttcagtatgggaacccaaaactgcacttcaagatttcataacttgtcttattggatcccgatttagacgtgtgatacctttatgaatttgtggtggaattctctaatattctgcatttaaatttttcttctAAACGAGCTttgaaattttaacccattttcatgttaaatttttttcgtatttccaatgggtttcagtatgggaacccaaaactgcacttcaagattccataacttgtgttattggattccgatttagacgtgtgatacctttatgaatttgtggtggaattctcttatatactgcatttaaatttttcttgaACACGAGTGtcgaaattttaacccatctacatgttacattttttcgtattttcaATGGGTTTCAttcagtatgggaacccaaaactgcacttcaagatttcataacttgtcttattggatcccgatttagacgtgtgatacctttatgaatttgtggtggaattctctaatattctgcatttaaatttttcttctAAACGAGCTttgaaattttaacccattttcatgttaaatttttttcgtatttccaatgggtttcagtatgggaacccaaaactgcacttcaagattccataacttgtgttattggatcccgatttagacgtgtgATACCTCAAtgaattttaacccatttacatgttaaattttttcgtattttcaatgggtttcagtatgggaacccaaaactgcacttcaagaTTCCATAACATGTCttattggattccgatttagacgtgtgatacctttatgaatttgtggtggaattctcttatatactgcatttaaatttttcttgaACACGAGTGtcgaaattttaacccatctacatgttacattttttcgtattttcaATGGGTTTCAttcagtatgggaacccaaaactgcacttcaagatttcataacttgtcttattggatcccgatttagacgtgtgatacctttatgaatttgtggtggaattctctaatattctgcatttaaatttttcttctAAACGAGCTttgaaattttaacccattttcatgttaaatttttttcgtatttccaatgggtttcagtatgggaacccaaaactgcacttcaagattccataacttgtcttattggattccgatttagatgtgtgatacctctatgaatttgtggtggaattctctaatattctgcatttaaatttttcttctAAACGAgtgtccaaattttaacccatttacatgttaaattttttcgtattttcaatgggtttcagtatgggaacccaaaactgcacttcaagaTTCTATAACTTgtgttattggatcccgatttagacgtgtgATACCTCAATGAATTTGTGGTGGAATTCTCTTATATactgcatttaaatttttcttgaACACGAGTGtcgaaattttaacccatctACATGTTAAATTTgttcgtatttccaatgggtttcagtatgggaacccaaaactgcacttcaagatttcataacttgtcttattggattccgatttagacgtgtgatacctttatgaatttgtggtggaattctctaatattctgcatttaaatttttcttgaACACGAGTGtcgaaattttaacccatctACATGTTAAATTTgttcgtatttccaatgggtttcagtatgggaacccaaaactgcacttcaagatttcataacttgtcttattggattccgatttagacgtgtgatacctttatgaatttgtggtggaattctctaatattctgcatttaaatttttcttctAAACGAgtgtccaaattttaacccatctacatgttacattttttcgtattttcaatgggtttcagtatgggaacccaaaactgcacttcaagattccataacttgtgttattggatcccgatttagacgtgtgATACCTCAATAAATTTGGGgtggaattctctaatattctgcatttacatttttcttataaacgagtgtccaaattttaacccatttacatgttaaattttttcgtattttcaatgggtttcagtatgggaacccaaaactgcacttcaagattccataacttgtcttattggatcccgatttagacgtgtgatacctctataaatttgtggtggaattatctaatattctgcatttaaattttactTCTAAATGAGCTtcgaaattttaacccattttcatgttaaattttttcgtatttccaatgggtttcagtatgggtttcagtatgggaacccaaaactgcacttcaagattccataacttgtgttattggatcccgatttagacttGTGATACCTCAATGAATTTGTGGTGGAATTCTCTTATATgctgcatttaaattttttttgtacacGAGTGtcgaaattttaacccatttacatgttaaattttttcgtattttcaatgggtttcagtatgggaacccaaacCTGCACTTCAAGATCCCATAACTTgtgttattggatcccgatttaaaCGTGTGATACCTTAATGAATTTGTGgtggaattctctaatattctgcatttaaatttttcttgtACACGAGTGtcgaaattttaacccatttacatgttacattttttcgtatttccaatgggtttcagtatgggaaccccaaaactgcacttcaagattccataacttgaattattggatcccgatttagacgtgttatgcctctatgaatttgtggtggaattctctaatattctgcatttaaatttttcttctAAACGAGTGTCGAAATTGTAACCCGTTTTCATGTTacattttttcgtatttccaatggatttcagaatgggaacccaaatctggacttctagattccattaCTTAAGTTATTGGATTTCGACTTAGACGAGTGATACCTGTTTGAATTTGTGGATGAATTCTCTATTATTTAACACATGaagttttcttttaaaagagTACCGAAATtgtaacccattttcatgttcgatttttttggaatttctaatgggtttcagaatgggaaccccaAAACTGGAATTTTAGATTCCGTAACTTGAGATGTTGGTTCCCGATTTATACGTGATTTTGTGGTGGAAATACCAATCATTCTTCATAACACTTCTTTTTATCGAAGGTCTACATTGTAACCATTTTAATCGCTAGCGTTGAATGTGAGTGGGTTTCTTCGGTGCATCTATATGAATTACAGACAACTTCATCGCCATATACCATATCATACATATATCTTTTGTTAAGTCCTTTACGCCTTTTGAGATTTATTATATCTACATTTATTTTACTCATTTATCTACACGATGTTTTTGCTTGTTTCTAAAGTTGTGGCAGCACTGATATAAAAtatgcctaaaagtatgctttTTTGTGAGATCCTTACAGTGTACAGTCAAAATATATACGGATTGCAATGTCGGGTGATGAAACTGAAATCTCTTTAGGCGAAATTCGTGTAGAATTCCAACACACATCAATACAAGATTCCATACGAAGAGATATTAATGTAAGATATTTTGAATGTTAATAATACAGTATCCGCTTAAATAGGCAGAAGTAGGTTTAATAGCCATAACGTAATCATAAGGAGTTTTCTAAAATTTGTAAATCTCTATTGGTAATGAGAAAAAATAAATGGTAATTTCCTCACCTTTGAGATAAATTCCCAACCACTTGAAGATATTTTGAATCAAAGAAAAGTCCTTAAACAGAAACAGGGTAAGcaaaacgcccacaaaaaaGAGTGCAGCACCGGAAAGGAAGATTAAAATTACCAAAAGTCATGAATCAAGCTGAGAAGTTAATTCAACAACTCGAGAAAAAGATCGAGAATGACTGCCTCGAACACGGGTCAGATGTTCAGACAATGAAGAATGCAAATCATTGCATTGCCCATGTCCTGCGAGTCCTGCAGAGACTGCAATCGATTTGGAGCACAACTAATTGTCCGTCGGCAATTAGCAGGAAAAGTATTCCTCCGCACTCAACACTTTACTAATCTGCAAGTGTCAAGCGGCCGCAAATGATGGCGATGACAAAAGGAGTTGACAGGCAGGACATTCGGGGCAGGACTCTCAGGACAACGGGCACGGGTGCGGGTTTCAGAGGGTTGAAGTGTGCGTTCTGGGTAAAAAAGGAACTGAGGCAGCCGCACCGGCAGCATCGACCTCGAAATTCCCCCGAACTGCAAGGGTTGCTGTTGCTCCTTTGCCACACTCGGGAAAAGACGGGCTCGAATTCGCACTTCATTTTGGCGATGAAATGGCATTTGACATTGATGTAGATTctgttaaaataataaatacaacaaatgttgtataaaatgtatttgttgTATTAATGGGTTACATGAATGATTATTCTTTTTCTATTTTAGAAAACAAGGTATGATAGATATAATGTTTTTGTCAACATAAGATTGCTAAATCAGACCCTATCATTATCATATTCCCTTCATTCTAACCATTTTATCTTATGTACAATGTAAATTCAGTGTTccatataattaattaattaattaattttttaacattaaaATAGGCTACTTTTAATGTTTAAGTTCGTGGTAATGGTTAATGTATGttaattgaatattttttttagtaaaaagtattttctaGATTTAAAACAAACAACGAGAATATTATAATATCTATGCCTTACGTATTAATAAATTTGAGCTATCATTTCACTGGGATGTTTTTGTAAGTGCACTGACTCAGCCTCAGATCGAAAAAATGTGGACTCAGACGACAACAGGTCTCGACATCGAAACACACAAAGGATGGAGCGTCCTCTACCTTTTCGCATAATGAAATTCAAGTACCGCTCGGTGCTCCTTTAACGTTTGATATCAAAGGACATTCGATCGGGCATGCAACATGCGCTCATTGTCCCGCCGTTGTTGTCAGGTTTTCTTAAGCGTTTCACGAATTTATGCCAAAGATTACATGTTGATCTCGCATATCTTTCATCTTGACGGACTGGGTTCCTTTATTCAAACGCTGATCCTGGAATCCTGTGCGTGCTTCCCACGTCGCTGACATTCGATACGCGATGGCAACGAAATCAAAATGCCGTCAGTCAGTAGCCCAGTCATGATCGTGCATTAATTGGTAGACAAATCACAAAGCAAACAATCCTATGTTGTTGGAgaaaattaattcaaaaattaGTTTTTGACGAATGATACCTGGTAAATTTCCgcgattttaatatttaaagctTCGAATATGAAAAGAGTATAGGTAATAACTATGATTATTAAATGcttcaattaaaatatttttagttatTATACGTTGAAGATTCTAATACCTCAGTTCATTTATTGTCTTAAGATTACCTTTAtcatatttttaagaaaatactCTAATACTCAGATTAAACAGGCACTTGATTCCAATATACCTAGCCTTACTCATTCTTATACAACTTTCACATTAATTCATGGAGAAAGAATCTCTATCTTCCATGGAAATCTCCCTTCGATGACAACTCACCCGCTTCTCTGGTAGTCCATTGTGGACAAGATGTTTCTCCAGCTCCAACTTCACCTTGTACAGATCCTATCCAATCGATAAGCCATGCCCAGAATTGCCCCTTTTTGGGCTACCACCAGTTAGCGATTTGATGAGGGTTTCCACGGATTTCCCTGCTCCTGGATAGATAATAATTTCATGATTGAAACAAAGAGCATATTGCGCATGCTAGATTGATCGCCCACTTGTTTGAGTCCTTAAAAATGGCCAAAGAAATGGAAATCCTTTTTTCACattcttttccttttttggCTACCCCTTTTTCCTGCTCAGTTCGTAGAAGTTAGTTGTTCAAGATTCGCTATTTATTCAAACCCCGTTCCTTTACAATAcccatatatttttttgtgaaaaatatagaatttaaaatttcccgCATGGCTGGTGAATCGATTGTTAGGCCTCATTGGAAAATCTTAGGGCATCAGGTGCCATCAGGTGCATTGTGCGTAATAATGGGTATTCAATTTCAATCAGCCGTGGATCCTTGAGTGGGAGCTTACATCTCTTTTCCCACGGGCCATAAAAAGGGC is from Drosophila suzukii chromosome 3, CBGP_Dsuzu_IsoJpt1.0, whole genome shotgun sequence and encodes:
- the LOC108018265 gene encoding uncharacterized protein: MAHFCWLLKLCFLLLMLSGCRTRPAPAPLPASRQSELIAGNEFLKLFLDHDDQQRSLHSSEQDFEGRAESPSSSPNPRQRMATGRSLDVGRNRYGNSLTSGNSQDEEPSDSKQAKLVTTGSKIVFLEDAPAKVKGKSSDEVKVVAVSVSSSSKRGPSRSSSPSGATGSGTDFVNRSHKSELSIEESEPRLAGDSMDSEVDSLNSASSIQSVLAAPLLAAASTHSFLKNQSEVTEDESVGTGSAAGLPFQTVIYHDTKQGSRGPQSRSISYSSISQNVDDLQTWQQSRSGILAEAQRNVSESLKHGHGSSEPAKFYSVPSKMYSVPSKFYSEPAKVYSEPAKMYGQPEKVYSEPSKVYGQPSKFYSEPAKVYSQPSKVYGEPAKTYWPQTLTTTAATPLGSTTATSSSSSTSTTEKPPTTTSFVPLRSRPRPAIVSRIAFGEAQSTSSTTAATPSSTAATSGSTAATLASRVTTVKPPASGTSTSIRPTTWQHHYHSYSHQQQPAHPTRRVLFNLDKLPYDLLNAPQPQSQLHPLEPILSKHSSPSHYHQQQQHLQQQHQQQHQAASPCWEQQRQHSSPPHQHSNQNAKGLPNRDLVKCVSKFAHQHGAAGSASVVDPSAPSSSGSGGGYSYSSSSSSSSSSSSSGSASASSAGKHFTTERPELYTPTSEQNYEIEESVSVMTNGRAHGLQGGAGGAVGQGQVTTPAGPVQANPSTTANSSNRGINRGRGSVVYNANANDYSDGDDGDGDSGDGDSGSEGQGGPPDTAPDDEDKVAYVVEGRNYRKYRVEEKTDDGFIVGEYGVVDHNDGNLWGVRYTADSTINRSLIQKALLTFLKLK